One window of the Candidozyma auris chromosome 6, complete sequence genome contains the following:
- a CDS encoding U4/U6-U5 snRNP complex subunit SNU66 has protein sequence MTEEISLSVEETNKLRAQLGLKLLPVEKDPRKNHEGEVVKSELSLEETNKLRASLGLRPIVRETEEKISSGGDHGTSKEEKGHGGQSESTSAIDTSSKLFYNEADPDWLNKVGKNSQRDQNVTAVAKQTEDADQPDLEVAHSTSALRDLKDGEVFTLEDQSILDDGRERISNEKISKAEKLRRDEREKAKAAILKFGARFDYEEEEDEEPEEFAQVIGSTIVMKDVSKSVEPEKNDVTDAGALFDDLDEEQPVKMKKFKKKMPKKNKGQAKKRVLEDDHVTDVQPMVTVELKLDEGDEEEDIDSILAQNRQKRQKKRKHLTPEQIAQEIQSHKRIDRIERSNGIVFDDTAEFLNSIGEKAKESKQPVEDNGDEAREHNDDLIDAGAGSNEIENVPLTSRDTTSEPTGTSSTPTFGSMASTLEYLRKNRAVKVESAEEKETRKRQEQRVKEAEIQRIAISIEERTVRQELERDPSYKRLTKEEQESTFDRVLNERLIAKGLVETPKSRYPGREDRLSDYSPQVQLQYKDKEGNQLDQKQAWKQLSHRYHGTAPKHKKRKPVSKSEQEHVVG, from the coding sequence ATGACGGAGGAAATCTCTCTTTCAGTAGAGGAGACCAATAAGCTTCGAGCCCAGCTCGGCTTAAAACTTTTGCCTGTCGAAAAAGACCCTCGCAAAAATCATGAAGGTGAAGTGGTGAAACTGGAACTCTCACTAGAGGAGACCAATAAGCTCAGAGCATCTCTCGGACTTCGGCCGATTGTGAGGGAGACGGAGGAGAAGATTAGTAGTGGAGGTGATCATGGAAcgagcaaagaagaaaaaggtcATGGTGGGCAGCTGGAATCAACATCGGCAATTGATACCAGCAGCAAGCTCTTTTACAATGAAGCAGATCCGGATTGGCTCAACAAGGTGGGCAAAAACAGTCAAAGAGACCAAAATGTTACCGCAGTTGCCAAACAGACCGAAGATGCTGATCAACCTGATTTAGAGGTGGCTCATAGCACACTGGCTTTGAGGGATTTGAAGGACGGGGAAGTCTTCACACTTGAAGACCAGAGTATTCTTGATGACGGGCGTGAACGTATACTGAACGAAAAGATCTCTAAGGCTGAAAAACTACGAAGAGATGAACGGGAAAAGGCTAAAGCTGCGATATTGAAGTTTGGGGCGAGATTTGACtatgaagaggaggaggatgaggagccagaggagTTTGCCCAAGTAATAGGGTCAACCATCGTGATGAAGGATGTGTCGAAGTCGGTTGAGCCCGAAAAAAATGATGTGACCGATGCGGGAGCTTTGTTTGACGATCTCGATGAGGAACAACCtgtgaaaatgaagaagttcaagaagaagatgcccaagaagaataagGGCCAGGCGAAAAAGCGCGTTCTCGAAGATGATCATGTCACCGATGTTCAACCTATGGTAACTGTAGAGCTCAAGTTGGACGAAGgtgacgaggaggaggacaTTGACCTGATTCTAGCGCAGAATCGTCAGAAACggcagaaaaaaagaaagcatcTCACACCAGAACAGATTGCTCAGGAAATTCAACTGCATAAGCGGATAGATAGGATAGAAAGGAGCAACGGTATTGTGTTCGACGACACTGCTGAGTTTCTAAACTCCATTGGAGAAAAGGCTAAGGAATCAAAACAGCCCGTCGAGGACAATGGTGATGAAGCACGAGAGCACAATGATGATCTAATAGATGCTGGAGCCGGTTCGAATGAGATCGAGAACGTGCCTCTTACGAGCAGAGATACCACTTCTGAGCCTACCGGCACCTCCTCTACACCCACGTTCGGAAGCATGGCTTCAACGCTCGAATACCTTCGTAAAAATAGAGCTGTCAAGGTGGAGCTGGCAGAGGAAAAGGAGACACGAAAGAGACAGGAGCAAAGAGTCAAGGAAGCTGAAATACAGCGTATTGCAATTTCAATCGAGGAAAGGACTGTTAGGCAAGAGTTGGAAAGGGATCCATCCTACAAGCGTCTTACCAAGGAAGAGCAGGAGTCTACTTTTGACAGAGTTCTTAACGAAAGACTCATTGCCAAGGGTCTTGTAGAGACCCCCAAAAGCCGCTACCCCggcagagaagatcgcCTCTCTGACTACAGCCCTCAGGTTCAGCTTCAGTACAAGGACAAGGAAGGAAACCAGCTCGACCAGAAGCAAGCATGGAAACAGCTTTCGCATCGGTACCACGGCACAGCACcaaagcacaaaaaaagaaaacccGTTTCAAAGTCCGAACAAGAGCATGTCGTGGGATGA
- the CCC2 gene encoding Cu(2+)-transporting P-type ATPase CCC2: MESRINVDGMTCAACSTSVTEALEGISNVHSVAVSLITNEAKVVHGTEVQPQQLVQAVEECGFDAHVASSKALTNPTPHFVAKINVSGMTCGACTSSVTEALEAVPGVESASVSLLTNTASVKHSGVAVETLLRAVEDCGFDAVLDSSGSSATSQTLQNTTFSVTGMTCGACSASITEALEKLPEVVSAAVSNVTDSAVVTHTPDISADRLREIIEDCGFDAVATSTVRMGESQEDSEEEAVLQIYGIEESTDTAALQYNVEAILNSLAGVKDFWLLFKGQMNESALGPDHDTDSEHLIDELRITYSGSMLGIRTIVDALNNIDDEHSFLILNSVDQSLQTQLKLLSRVKEINHWRSTFFWSLIFGVPVIILNFTQNLPFWRNAMIFDGLYVISVIELALSSVVLFGLGNSFFKKMYGCIRRKGKNANMDVLVCMSTSISYLFSVYSVVLSVWTGQTIKPPKVLFETTVMLISFISFGKWMENKAKGATSTALSRLVSLTPTTCSIVTDPTAYQELLEKQNEEKGEVEQIADLPTREIGIDLLQTNDIAVVTAGGKIPADGVIIHGSTEVDESIITGESMPVHKRRGDTVIGGSINGPHLIHLRVTNAGKNSQLHQIINVVKESQVSKAPVQRFADYIAARFVAGVLLLSTVTYVIWFILCTWLHDDKLPKAFHKEENGKYYVCLKLAISVIVVACPCALGLAAPTAVMVGTGVGATRGALIKGGDVLEKASNINVILFDKTGTLTSGDMTISNAKPMVENLKLTLRQWWTLVGSVESNSEHPTGKAIVTGSKQKLGLTFEDDTFNTTIQDFNILTGLGVKAKITLEGKSYDVVIGNKRLLVRDFPDIREELAAILESDLRDSVATCAHVVIDGHYAGYIELVDSVKEGARDVIDHLRNVENIQVGIVTGDSTEVAERIGAQLGVPKGNIFSEVSPLEKDKVIVELRKRFGGPENISIAFVGDGINDAPALVQADIGMAISSGTDIAIDSAEIVLMGRKGSQENDLAGVITALKISEVTFRKIKLNFLFATIYNFVMLPFAMGCFLPFNLMLPPAVAAAAMACSSVSVVLNSLMLRNWKPPIITAVDADFKLEEEAVGDQFTLKDSSLAEFNSIKRGSCSAAWSPRGILQRLKRRIRIRNHGNSYELLPRAA; the protein is encoded by the coding sequence ATGGAGTCTCGAATAAATGTGGACGGCATGACTTGTGCCGCATGCTCGACTTCCGTCACGGAGGCATTAGAGGGCATCTCGAACGTCCACAGTGTCGCAGTGTCGCTCATTACTAATGAAGCCAAAGTTGTTCATGGTACCGAGGTGCAACCACAgcaacttgttcaagcagTTGAAGAGTGTGGGTTTGACGCTCACGTGGCTTCGCTGAAGGCACTTACAAATCCTACCCCCCACTTTGTTGCTAAGATCAATGTGTCTGGGATGACTTGTGGGGCTTGCACACTGAGCGTCACCGAAGCATTGGAAGCTGTTCCAGGAGTTGAGTCTGCATCTGTGTCTTTGCTCACAAACACTGCGCTGGTGAAGCATTCCGGGGTCGCCGTGGAAACGCTACTTCGAGCGGTCGAGGACTGTGGGTTCGATGCTGTGCTTGATTCCTCAGGCAGCCTGGCAACCTCGCAAACATTGCAAAATACCACGTTCAGCGTCACGGGGATGACGTGCGGAGCATGTCTGGCGCTGATCACCGAGGCGTTGGAGAAATTACCGGAGGTGGTGTCGGCTGCAGTGTCGAACGTCACCGATTCCGCTGTGGTGACACATACTCCTGATATATCTGCTGACAGACTCAGGGAAATCATTGAAGATTGTGGTTTTGACGCTGTTGCGACCTCGACCGTACGTATGGGTGAGTCTCAGGAGGATTCCGAAGAGGAGGCCGTTTTGCAAATTTATGGAATTGAAGAGTCTACAGATACCGCTGCGCTACAGTATAATGTCGAAGCGATACTCAATAGTTTGGCTGGTGTTAAAGATTTCTGGCTTTTATTTAAGGGCCAGATGAACGAGTCGGCACTTGGTCCTGACCACGACACAGACTCTGAGCATCTAATAGATGAGCTTCGCATCACATACTCGGGCTCGATGTTGGGCATTCGTACGATTGTTGATGCCCTTAACAATATTGACGACGAGCATTCGTTCCTCATTCTTAATTCTGTCGACCAGTCGCTTCAAACGCAGCTCAAGCTACTTTCCAGAGTGAAGGAAATCAACCACTGGCGCTCTACCTTTTTCTGGTCTCTCATTTTCGGAGTGCCTGTCATAATTCTTAATTTCACGCAAAATTTGCCTTTCTGGCGCAATGCCATGATCTTCGATGGTCTTTACGTCATATCTGTCATTGAACTAGCATTATCCTCAGTCGTCTTGTTTGGCCTAGGCAACAGCTTCTTTAAGAAAATGTACGGCTGCATAAGGCGTAAGGGCAAGAATGCTAACATGGATGTGTTGGTTTGCATGTCAACGCTGATTTCATATCTATTCTCGGTATATTCTGTCGTCTTGAGCGTTTGGACCGGCCAGACTATCAAACCTCCAAaggttctttttgagaCCACTGTTATGCTCATATCGttcatttcttttggtAAATGGATGGAAAATAAGGCCAAAGGCGCTACCTCGACGGCTCTTAGCCGCCTTGTGTCGCTCACACCGACTACTTGTTCCATTGTGACCGATCCCACTGCTTATCAGGAATTGCTAGAGAagcaaaatgaagagaagggtGAGGTCGAGCAGATAGCTGACCTTCCTACTCGTGAAATCGGCATTGATTTATTGCAGACGAATGACATCGCCGTCGTTACCGCCGGTGGGAAGATTCCTGCTGACGGCGTTATCATCCATGGCTCTACTGAGGTTGATGAGTCAATCATCACTGGTGAATCGATGCCCGTtcacaaaagaagaggagataCTGTCATTGGCGGGTCTATAAATGGCCCTCACTTGATCCATTTAAGAGTCACCAACGCAGGTAAAAATTCCCAGTTACATCAGATCATCAATGTGGTGAAAGAGTCGCAAGTAAGCAAAGCTCCAGTTCAAAGATTCGCTGATTACATTGCTGCTCGATTTGTTGCTGGTGTGTTGCTTCTCTCAACGGTTACGTACGTCATCTGGTTTATCCTTTGCACATGGCTTCATGATGATAAATTGCCCAAGGCCTTCCATAAAGAGGAAAATGGCAAGTATTATGTGTGTTTGAAGCTTGCGATCTCGGTCATTGTTGTAGCATGTCCTTGCGCATTGGGTCTTGCTGCACCAACTGCTGTAATGGTCGGAACAGGTGTTGGAGCCACCCGTGGCGCTCTCATTAAaggtggtgatgttttAGAGAAAGCCAGCAATATCAACGTCATACTTTTTGACAAGACAGGAACTTTGACTTCGGGTGACATGACTATCTCAAATGCCAAGCCTATGGTGGAAAACTTGAAACTCACCCTCAGACAGTGGTGGACACTTGTAGGCTCTGTTGAGTCAAACTCCGAGCACCCCACGGGTAAAGCTATTGTAACAGGATCCAAGCAAAAGTTAGGTCTAACTTTCGAAGATGATACGTTCAACACCACAATTCAAGATTTTAATATCTTGACTGGCTTAGGGGTCAAAGCCAAAATCACATTGGAAGGCAAGTCGTATGATGTCGTCATCGGCAACAAACGCTTGCTTGTGCGTGATTTTCCAGACATCAGAGAAGAGCTTGCGGCAATTTTGGAAAGCGATCTCAGAGACTCTGTCGCGACGTGTGCTCATGTTGTCATCGATGGTCACTATGCTGGTTATATCGAGCTTGTTGATTCCGTCAAAGAGGGTGCTCGCGATGTTATTGACCATCTTAGGAATGTCGAAAACATTCAGGTGGGCATTGTAACAGGAGATAGCACCGAAGTCGCAGAGAGAATCGGTGCTCAATTGGGTGTTCCAAAGGGCAACATTTTCAGTGAAGTTTCCCCTTTGGAAAAGGATAAGGTCATTGTCGAACTAAGAAAGAGGTTTGGCGGACCTGAAAATATCTCAATTGCCTTTGTCGGCGATGGGATAAACGACGCACCAGCGCTTGTCCAAGCAGACATCGGTATGGCAATCAGCAGTGGGACTGATATTGCCATTGATTCTGCCGAAATTGTGCTCATGGGCCGGAAAGGATCGCAAGAAAACGATTTGGCCGGCGTTATTACTGCCCTCAAGATCTCCGAAGTAACCTTCCGCAAGATCAAGCTtaattttctctttgctACAATCTATAACTTTGTCATGTTGCCGTTCGCAATGGGATGTTTCCTTCCCTTTAATTTGATGCTTCCTCCAGCGGTCGCGGCTGCTGCCATGGCTTGCAGCTCGGTTAGTGTCGTCCTCAACTCATTGATGCTTCGAAACTGGAAGCCACCAATAATCACAGCGGTGGACGCCGACTTTAAgttggaggaagaggctGTGGGCGATCAGTTCACCCTCAAGGATTCTCTGCTTGCAGAGTTCAACTCTATCAAGAGAGGAAGTTGCAGCGCCGCGTGGTCGCCAAGAggcattcttcaaagattgAAAAGGAGAATACGGATTAGGAATCATGGAAACTCGTACGAATTGTTGCCTCGAGCAGCTTAG
- the PGA58 gene encoding Pga58p — MQFSTVAIFAAAAAVSAHKNVTTVTDLHSSLVTITSCGPEVTDCPAHHPSTVANVSTYEGAANKQFAAGAVALAAGALLAL; from the coding sequence ATGCAATTCTCTACCGTCGCCATCTTCGCTGCCGCCGCCGCCGTTTCTGCTCACAAGAACGTCACCACCGTCACTGACCTCCACTCCTCTTTGGTCACCATCACCTCTTGCGGCCCAGAGGTCACTGACTGCCCAGCTCACCACCCATCCACCGTTGCCAACGTTTCCACCTACGAGGGTGCTGCCAACAAGCAGTTCGCCGCCGGTGCCGTTGCCTTGGCTGCTGGTGCTTTGCTTGCTTTGTAA
- the PEX2 gene encoding ubiquitin-protein ligase peroxin 2: MSLFGRIFYPSPRVSQLDAYILDNELFDLLKQQLSDVFALHTSKVWSYSQNPELWSLALNLMIFKLTTLKTGSSYGLKLQNLKLTNSRTGKIIGSKLRYVLLAVILGDFAFKKLESYLYSVDESIRETRQTILGKLKAFLVRNKAVILGRANEAVKLLNLANFLLFLVQGRFPTLIHRILGISLTPVVADLLKFNGDNVNFEFQNRQLVWNVMTEFLVFTLPLLQLRKWRKVLSSIAPFKKNKNALPSISETPVETKYSNLPRSQCAMCIGFAQASGIKAASTYVTNPCITNCGHIFCYVCLSVRLNAIENGSDEAEGCPRCRMKLTSFRLYGSESTDIDEDAIMVPYEEVDTEDESTGDHVVKQEKDSLSDDDEDEPINESSDDSSGIDFSDNEDLEEELDEFDDEDDDLDDAMFQ; this comes from the coding sequence ATGTCATTATTCGGCAGAATATTCTACCCATCACCACGGGTTTCTCAATTAGATGCGTATATTCTAGATAACGAGCTATttgatttgctcaagcaACAACTCTCCGACGTTTTTGCCCTCCACACAAGCAAAGTCTGGTCCTACAGTCAAAACCCAGAATTATGGTCGCTAGCGTTGAACTTAATGATATTCAAGCTCACCACTTTGAAAACTGGCTCGTCTTACGGTTTGAAACTACAGAATCTAAAACTTACAAACTCTAGAACAGGCAAGATTATTGGAAGTAAGTTGAGATacgttcttcttgcagTCATACTTGGGGATTttgctttcaagaagctcgagTCATACCTCTATTCCGTGGACGAACTGATCAGGGAAACAAGACAGACTATCTTAGGCAAACTCAAAGCGTTTTTAGTGCGCAACAAGGCCGTTATCTTAGGCAGAGCCAATGAGGCAGTGAAACTTCTTAATTTAGCGAATTTCTTATTGTTTCTTGTACAAGGCAGGTTTCCCACCCTTATCCACCGAATTCTTGGTATTTCACTCACACCGGTTGTTGccgacttgttgaagttcaacGGTGACAACGTTAACTTCGAGTTTCAAAATAGACAGTTGGTTTGGAACGTCATGACAGAGTTTTTGGTGTTTACGCTACCTTTACTCCAGCTACGTAAATGGAGAAAGGTTTTGCTGAGCATTGCTCCGttcaagaaaaataaaaacGCCCTCCCATCAATTTCTGAAACACCAGTTGAGACCAAATACTCCAACCTTCCAAGATCCCAGTGCGCCATGTGCATTGGATTTGCCCAGGCCAGTGGAATAAAGGCTGCATCTACGTATGTGACAAATCCTTGCATCACCAATTGTGGGCATATCTTTTGCTATGTCTGTTTAAGTGTTCGGTTGAATGCTATAGAAAATGGTAGTGACGAAGCCGAGGGCTGCCCTCGTTGCAGAATGAAGCTCACGTCTTTCAGGTTGTACGGATCTGAAAGTACCGATATTGATGAGGACGCCATAATGGTTCCTTATGAGGAGGTGGACACTGAGGACGAAAGCACCGGTGATCATGTAGTGAAACAGGAGAAAGACCTGCTtagtgatgatgacgaagatgagcCCATCAATGAGCTGAGTGATGACTCCAGTGGCATCGATTTTAGTGATAACGAAGATCTTGAGGAAGAGTTGGACgagtttgatgatgaagatgatgaccTCGATGATGCGATGTTTCAATAA
- the CDC15 gene encoding serine/threonine protein kinase produces MVLHAKKASLLSRFREDDASDDFCSEFASDISIRPKAKASVSPQIAGHGKSPFLGGLPSTQVAPFERSPKRAMHPIFEASTEESNNVHTPLQEIKEPFPQRRKTSVKLSLTPAQRVGKSSALRSSNALENFRFYEKVGRGAHADVYRAKNLRTNQIVAIKQITLDKDYDLRVLMGEIDLLKILKHDNIVKYHGFVKTSHSLNVLLEYCAGGSLRQMYKKIGHGFSEGQIVSYVKPILRGLSYLHEQGVVHRDVKAANVLLTGSGDVKLADFGVATKVATSHNTVVGTPNWMAPETVLGGDGICTASDVWSLGATIIELFTTNPPYHELNPMATLHAIGTDDHPPLPSGLSPLAKDFLLECFQKQPTLRVSAKNLLRHRWMGESDSAHTTKWDTTSTRSSKGKSMEVESHNDSKAASPSRERYTRNELLKKFAEREDDSDFAKTADTSFSLKLQSRVEIEQSASEESDPFVELLVDNFDTNELEVQSKMELLCQKLIVRVDTCHFGHEETAQSLVKITGRMLQLVKKYSISHDTLIRNHGVLSLLELLENAPEIPDQNRLWYHVLSTLNYMFENNSAQLENFALLGGIPMMTQFSKLSYGLQPRLQVVRFIKIVRKSDRALAMFVSSGGLRILSRFLEEDFDITPDFPLVSIHCIHKILSKGITRFKSDMCRILSRYGIVFWFVVLLNRLTKYHKTPESLVPEEYVDNTIDKILDVLKYFGQAEPRVRINIVSPDLVKLLIKVYPTLSLKRRMVVLKFFRSISCISELLRVLHSADILEFFVSILREHPAYSSHYKEVLNIVCPSIYNCCYLNHSKELELVKLGVVPIFKELSKINLPFRQFVLPVLCEFVYCESYVRQMLFKFNIFEVYLNLLVDPYWQSNALDSILHWSSQDASFKWLDDAKARECLLSGFMLSKVSNLEAALNNYLQLISMNAQALSLMTRDSVVSQILSKLTFYNRNPVVKLSLLRILRQIISQYTESEAMLNTDAIETTLRAITVTESSVLIQDLIAKILDLLGQSVSHKGGCCEPRNPQIVEKEC; encoded by the coding sequence ATGGTGCTTCATGCAAAGAAGGCCTCGCTCCTCCTGCGGTTTCGAGAAGACGACGCCAGCGACGACTTTTGCCTGGAGTTTGCCCTGGATATCTCCATCAGACCCAAGGCGAAGGCCTCTGTTTCCCCACAAATAGCTGGCCACGGCAAATCTCCTTTTTTGGGCGGGCTCCCAAGCACGCAGGTGGCtccttttgaaagaagcccCAAACGAGCAATGCACCCGATATTCGAGGCTCTGACTGAAGAGAGTAACAATGTTCATACGCCATTgcaagagatcaaggagccGTTTCCTCAGAGACGCAAAACGTCAGTGAAGCTTTCGCTCACGCCTGCTCAGCGTGTGGGCAAATCTTCGGCGCTCAGGTCCAGCAATGCCTTGGAAAACTTCAGGTTCTACGAGAAGGTGGGCCGAGGCGCCCACGCAGATGTGTACCGGGCCAAGAACCTCAGAACAAACCAGATAGTGGCCATTAAGCAGATCACGCTCGACAAGGACTACGACTTGCGTGTGCTCATGGGTGAAATCgatcttttgaagatcttgaagcatGACAATATCGTCAAGTACCATGGCTTCGTGAAAACGCTGCACTCACTAAATGTGTTATTGGAGTACTGTGCTGGCGGGTCACTTCGTCAAATGTACAAGAAAATTGGCCACGGCTTCTCTGAGGGGCAGATTGTGCTGTATGTGAAACCGATTCTCCGAGGACTAAGCTATTTGCATGAACAAGGTGTGGTCCATAGAGACGTCAAGGCCGCCAATGTGCTTCTCACGGGTAGCGGCGACGTGAAACTCGCTGATTTTGGCGTGGCCACCAAAGTGGCTACTCTGCATAACACTGTGGTAGGCACACCAAACTGGATGGCGCCAGAAACGGTGTTGGGAGGCGACGGGATCTGTACTGCGTCTGATGTTTGGTCTTTGGGCGCCACTATCATCGAGCTCTTCACTACAAACCCTCCTTATCATGAGTTGAACCCTATGGCAACTTTGCATGCTATTGGAACCGATGACCACCCACCGCTACCGTCAGGTCTCTCTCCGCTAGCTAAGGATTTCTTGCTCgaatgctttcaaaaacaacCCACTCTTCGTGTGTCAGCGAAGAACCTACTTCGACATCGCTGGATGGGAGAGAGTGATCTGGCTCATACTACGAAGTGGGACACAACGCTGACCCGATCTTCGAAGGGGAAAAGTATGGAAGTGGAGAGCCATAATGACAGTAAAGCAGCAAGTCCGTCAAGAGAGAGATACACGCGGAACGAGCTTTTAAAAAAGTTtgcagaaagagaagatgaCCTGGACTTCGCTAAGACCGCTGATACATCGTTCAGTTTGAAATTGCAATCGAGAGTGGAAATCGAGCAGCTGGCgtctgaagaaagtgacCCATTCGTGGAGCTCTTGGTCGACAACTTCGACACAAACGAGCTCGAAGTGCAGAGCAAAATGGAACTTCTTTGTCAGAAACTTATCGTTCGTGTGGATACCTGCCACTTTGGTCATGAAGAAACGGCACAGTCACTTGTTAAAATCACAGGTCGGATGTTGCAACTTGTGAAGAAATATAGTATTCTGCATGACACACTCATACGAAATCACGGTGTGCTATCTTTGCTCGAGCTACTTGAGAATGCACCAGAAATCCCCGACCAGAATCGCCTTTGGTATCACGTACTTTCCACATTGAACTATATGTTTGAAAACAATCTGGCACAGCTCGAGAATTTTGCACTCCTAGGCGGCATCCCCATGATGACGCAGTTTTCGAAGCTCTCTTATGGCCTACAGCCACGCTTGCAAGTAGTCAGGTTTATTAAGATTGTCCGGAAATCTGACCGTGCTCTTGCTATGTTTGTCTCCTCAGGAGGCCTACGTATCTTGTCGAGATTTCTCGAAGAGGATTTTGATATTACGCCGGACTTTCCACTCGTTTCTATTCACTGCATTCATAAGATCCTTTCAAAAGGTATCACTCGCTTTAAGTCAGATATGTGCCGCATTCTTTCGAGGTACGGCATTGTCTTTTGGTTTGTGGTTCTTCTCAACCGGCTCACGAAATACCACAAAACGCCTGAAAGCTTGGTGCCTGAGGAATATGTCGATAATACCATCGATAAGATTTTAGACGTACTCAAATACTTCGGGCAGGCGGAGCCAAGGGTGAGAATCAATATTGTAAGCCCCGACCTAGTGAAACTTCTCATAAAAGTATACCCTACGTTGAGTCTTAAGCGCCGAATGGTTGTTCTCAAGTTTTTTCGGTCCATCAGCTGCATTTCAGAACTTCTTCGCGTTTTGCACCTGGCTGATATCTTGGAATTCTTTGTATCTATTTTACGTGAACATCCAGCTTACAGCTCGCATTACAAGGAAGTTCTCAACATTGTGTGCCCCTCCATCTATAATTGCTGCTATTTAAACCATTCGAAGGAGCTCGAGCTCGTGAAACTTGGAGTAGTTCCTATATTTAAGGAGCTATCGAAAATTAACTTGCCGTTTAGACAATTCGTATTGCCTGTCTTATGTGAATTTGTCTACTGTGAGTCTTACGTCAGACAAATGCTCTTTAAGTTCAACATATTCGAGGTGTATCTCAATTTACTCGTGGACCCATACTGGCAGTCCAATGCTTTGGACTCTATTCTCCATTGGTCTTCGCAAGATGCATCCTTCAAATGGTTGGATGATGCGAAGGCAAGAGAGTGCCTACTCAGCGGGTTTATGTTGTCCAAAGTTTCTAACCTTGAAGCTGCACTCAATAACTATCTTCAGCTTATTAGCATGAACGCTCAAGCGCTTTCGCTCATGACCCGTGACTCTGTGGTATCGCAGATTCTTAGTAAGTTAACATTCTACAATCGAAATCCAGTGGTGAAGTTGTCACTTCTTCGCATTCTTCGTCAAATCATTTCTCAGTACACTGAGAGCGAAGCTATGCTTAATACGGATGCCATTGAGACGACACTACGTGCTATTACCGTCACAGAGTCCTCGGTGTTAATACAAGAtttgattgcaaaaatcCTCGACCTACTCGGGCAGCTGGTACTGCACAAAGGCGGGTGTTGCGAACCGAGGAATCCTCAAATTGTGGAGAAAGAGTGTTGA